One Nocardioidaceae bacterium SCSIO 66511 genomic window carries:
- the selA gene encoding L-seryl-tRNA(Sec) selenium transferase, translated as MAETDPRRRIPRTDDLLALAEVSAARTRLGEHVVRAAVRVAQNRARQGEIDPADVRTELLAALSARRTTSLRPVLNATGIVVHTNLGRAPLSEAAVEALVAAAGYVDVELDLATGVRSRRGEAARAALLAACPVAEDALVVNNGAAALVLATTALAAGREIVVSRGELIEIGAGFRLPDLIASTGARLREVGTTNRTHLRDYADALGPDTGCILKVHPSNFRVDGFTSAVSVAELAGLAAEHRVPLVADLGSGLLSPDPLLDDEPDATTTLADGADVVTASGDKLLGGPQAGLLLGTAQTIGTLAVHPLARAVRADKLALAAVEATVAGPIAPVVAAIHADAGVLRHRAERLADAVGMPVTPHDGRVGGGGAPGVPLPGWAVRLPEAAAAALRLGDPAVLARTHDGECLVDLRCVPPDDDERLLEAVRAALAGLGGTDG; from the coding sequence ATGGCAGAGACCGATCCGCGGCGGCGGATCCCGCGCACCGACGATCTCCTCGCACTCGCCGAGGTGAGCGCCGCGCGTACCCGGTTGGGGGAGCACGTCGTACGCGCAGCGGTACGCGTGGCTCAGAACCGCGCCCGGCAAGGGGAAATCGATCCTGCGGACGTACGTACTGAGCTGCTGGCAGCCTTGTCCGCACGCCGGACGACGTCCCTTCGACCGGTCCTCAACGCAACGGGAATCGTCGTGCACACCAACCTCGGACGAGCCCCGTTGTCGGAGGCCGCGGTCGAGGCGCTCGTCGCCGCGGCGGGTTATGTCGACGTCGAGCTGGACCTCGCCACCGGCGTGCGCTCCCGCCGAGGCGAAGCCGCCCGCGCGGCGTTGCTCGCCGCCTGCCCGGTGGCCGAGGACGCCTTGGTGGTCAACAACGGGGCGGCGGCCCTCGTACTCGCAACCACGGCGCTCGCCGCCGGACGCGAGATCGTCGTCAGCCGCGGCGAGCTCATCGAGATCGGCGCGGGATTCCGACTGCCCGATCTGATCGCGTCGACCGGCGCACGGCTTCGTGAGGTCGGTACGACGAACCGCACGCATCTTCGCGACTACGCCGATGCGCTCGGCCCCGACACCGGGTGCATCCTCAAGGTGCATCCCAGCAACTTCCGGGTAGACGGATTCACCTCCGCGGTGTCCGTCGCGGAGCTGGCCGGTCTCGCCGCTGAGCACCGCGTACCGCTGGTTGCGGACCTGGGCAGTGGCCTGTTGAGCCCCGACCCGCTGCTCGACGATGAACCCGATGCCACCACGACACTCGCCGACGGAGCCGATGTCGTGACCGCGAGCGGTGACAAGCTTCTCGGCGGTCCGCAGGCGGGCCTGCTGCTCGGCACGGCCCAGACGATCGGCACTCTGGCCGTGCATCCATTGGCCCGAGCGGTACGCGCCGACAAGCTCGCGCTTGCGGCGGTTGAGGCCACGGTCGCCGGGCCGATCGCACCGGTCGTCGCGGCGATCCACGCGGATGCCGGGGTATTGCGACACCGTGCGGAGAGGCTCGCGGATGCAGTCGGGATGCCCGTGACCCCGCATGACGGTCGCGTCGGAGGCGGGGGAGCGCCGGGCGTACCTCTCCCGGGGTGGGCGGTCCGGCTACCCGAAGCCGCGGCGGCCGCATTGCGCCTCGGCGACCCGGCCGTGCTCGCGCGGACGCACGACGGCGAGTGCCTGGTGGACCTCCGTTGTGTTCCGCCCGACGATGACGAGCGGCTGCTCGAGGCCGTACGCGCGGCACTGGCCGGCCTCGGCGGCACGGATGGCTGA
- a CDS encoding 4Fe-4S dicluster domain-containing protein, with protein sequence MGQLAGPTDPAADARWADVKPRKGFFTDTSICIGCKACEVACKEWNHVPRDGDLELLGSSYDNTGSLGASTWRHVAFVEQGQERIEQARASGQALVDLGMPTVGPPEEQPVAAADTTPPDTAEFRWLMSSDVCKHCTHAGCLDVCPTGALFRTEFGTVVVQPDVCNGCGYCVAACPFGVIERRTDGTAEPKTERGAQSDVPNVGVAQKCTLCYDRLLDDQTPACAQTCPTTSIKFGDRDEMVHKARDRVAKLHEDGLTEARLYGANDNDGVGGTGSIFLLLDEPEVYGLPPDPRVPTADLPQMFKRAGMAAAGMLAASAIAFLRRRP encoded by the coding sequence ATGGGACAGCTCGCCGGACCGACCGACCCGGCCGCCGATGCGCGATGGGCGGATGTCAAGCCGCGCAAGGGCTTCTTCACCGACACCTCGATCTGCATCGGGTGCAAGGCATGCGAGGTGGCGTGCAAGGAGTGGAACCACGTCCCGCGCGACGGCGACCTGGAGCTGCTCGGCTCTTCGTACGACAACACAGGCTCGCTCGGTGCGAGCACGTGGCGTCACGTGGCGTTCGTCGAGCAGGGGCAGGAGCGGATCGAGCAGGCGCGCGCGTCGGGTCAGGCGCTGGTCGATCTCGGGATGCCGACGGTCGGTCCGCCCGAGGAGCAGCCGGTTGCCGCAGCCGACACCACGCCTCCGGACACCGCGGAGTTCCGCTGGCTGATGTCGTCGGATGTGTGCAAGCACTGCACTCACGCGGGCTGCCTCGATGTGTGTCCGACGGGTGCGCTGTTTCGGACCGAGTTCGGCACCGTGGTCGTACAGCCCGATGTGTGTAACGGATGCGGGTACTGCGTCGCGGCCTGTCCGTTCGGCGTGATCGAGCGTCGTACCGACGGCACTGCAGAGCCGAAGACCGAACGCGGCGCGCAGTCCGACGTACCGAATGTCGGCGTCGCCCAGAAGTGCACCCTCTGCTACGACCGGTTGCTCGACGACCAGACTCCCGCGTGCGCACAGACCTGCCCGACCACCTCGATCAAGTTCGGCGACCGCGACGAGATGGTTCACAAGGCCCGCGACCGGGTCGCGAAGCTGCACGAGGACGGCCTGACCGAGGCGCGGCTCTACGGTGCGAACGACAACGACGGCGTCGGCGGCACCGGTTCGATCTTCCTGTTGCTCGACGAGCCCGAGGTGTACGGGCTGCCGCCCGACCCCCGTGTGCCGACCGCCGATCTTCCGCAGATGTTCAAGCGGGCAGGTATGGCCGCGGCCGGGATGCTCGCTGCGTCCGCAATCGCGTTCCTGCGGAGGCGGCCGTGA
- the selD gene encoding selenide, water dikinase SelD codes for MGVEGVRLTGYAHGGGCACKIPPGELEDAVSGLRGQSAGDVIVGLDDGDDAAAVRLSDEVAVLSTADFFTPVVDDPYDWGRIAAANALSDVYAMGGRPIVAINLVGWPRDVLPMELMTEVLRGGLAVASQVDCPVIGGHSVDDPEPKYGMAVTGVVEPDRLLRNDQAEVGLPLTLTKPIGVGLLNNRHKQTGEVFAAAVETMTRLNREAAEAAVGAGIRAATDVTGFGLLGHLHKLCRASGIGAVIDRAAVPTVDGADDALRDGFVSGGTRRNLDWVRPHLRTSASTGEDDLLLLADAQTSGGLLVVGELPGHPVIGHTVGTPGIEIR; via the coding sequence GTGGGTGTCGAGGGCGTACGGCTGACCGGTTATGCGCATGGCGGCGGATGCGCCTGCAAGATTCCGCCGGGTGAGCTGGAGGACGCGGTCAGCGGTCTGCGCGGACAGTCCGCTGGTGACGTGATCGTCGGGCTCGACGACGGTGACGACGCGGCCGCGGTGCGCCTGAGCGACGAGGTTGCGGTGCTGTCGACGGCCGACTTCTTCACGCCTGTCGTCGACGACCCGTACGACTGGGGTCGCATCGCAGCCGCCAACGCACTGTCCGATGTGTACGCGATGGGCGGCCGCCCGATCGTCGCGATCAATTTGGTCGGGTGGCCGCGCGACGTACTCCCGATGGAGCTGATGACCGAGGTGCTGCGCGGCGGCCTCGCAGTCGCTTCGCAGGTCGACTGTCCGGTGATCGGCGGGCATTCCGTCGACGATCCGGAGCCCAAGTACGGGATGGCGGTCACCGGCGTCGTCGAGCCGGATCGGCTGCTGCGCAACGACCAAGCCGAGGTGGGACTGCCGCTCACCCTCACCAAGCCGATCGGCGTCGGCCTCCTGAACAACCGGCACAAGCAGACGGGTGAGGTGTTCGCCGCGGCGGTCGAGACGATGACCCGCCTCAACCGCGAGGCAGCAGAGGCGGCGGTCGGAGCGGGCATCCGGGCGGCGACCGATGTCACCGGATTCGGACTGCTCGGGCACCTGCACAAGCTCTGCCGGGCATCCGGCATCGGCGCCGTCATCGACCGTGCGGCAGTGCCGACGGTCGACGGTGCCGACGACGCATTGCGCGACGGCTTCGTCTCCGGCGGCACTCGGCGCAACCTCGACTGGGTTCGCCCGCACCTGCGTACCTCGGCATCGACCGGAGAGGACGACCTGCTGCTGCTCGCGGATGCGCAGACCTCCGGCGGTTTGCTGGTCGTCGGCGAGCTGCCCGGCCATCCCGTGATCGGACACACTGTGGGCACGCCCGGCATCGAGATTCGCTGA
- the nrfD gene encoding polysulfide reductase NrfD has product MSTSEYDSLRPPEPNRRRGGRRRRRRGGPRGGGDGSREMPMVPEPEFTSYYDRPVVKPAPWGHEIAAYLFLGGVAGGSGVLAAGAQLTGRKKLRRNARIAALVATGLSGGALVADLGRPERFLNMMRTVKLTSPMSVGTWILSAFGAGAGVAAAAEVDRLLGERLPLGPLRTLLRGLEGVAGIGAGAFGPPLAAYTAVLLTDTATPTWNAAREELPFVFVSSAGLASAGLAMITTPVDETGPARTMAVLGVVGDIAAMRVMEERMDPVVAVPLHEGKAGRWLRLSEALAVAGGLGTLVAGRNRGVAALSGAALLTASALTRFGVFEAGIESAKHPRYTIDPQKRRLEARRAEGTTEDSITTVT; this is encoded by the coding sequence GTGAGTACGTCCGAGTACGACAGCCTTCGACCGCCCGAGCCCAATCGGCGGCGTGGTGGCAGGCGCCGTCGACGGCGCGGGGGCCCACGCGGGGGAGGTGACGGCTCGCGTGAGATGCCGATGGTGCCGGAGCCGGAGTTCACGTCGTACTACGACCGGCCGGTGGTCAAGCCGGCGCCGTGGGGGCACGAGATCGCGGCGTACCTGTTTCTGGGCGGTGTTGCCGGCGGGTCCGGTGTCCTCGCCGCCGGTGCTCAGCTGACCGGACGCAAGAAGCTCCGCCGCAACGCGCGCATCGCGGCACTGGTGGCGACGGGCTTGAGCGGCGGTGCGCTGGTAGCCGACCTCGGCAGGCCGGAGCGGTTCCTCAACATGATGCGAACCGTCAAGCTCACCTCGCCGATGAGCGTCGGTACGTGGATCCTCAGTGCCTTCGGCGCCGGTGCGGGAGTCGCCGCCGCGGCCGAGGTCGATCGACTGCTGGGGGAGCGACTCCCGCTCGGGCCGCTACGCACGTTGCTGCGCGGACTGGAGGGCGTCGCCGGTATCGGTGCCGGTGCATTCGGCCCGCCGCTGGCGGCGTACACGGCAGTGCTGCTCACCGATACCGCGACGCCCACGTGGAACGCCGCTCGCGAGGAGCTCCCGTTCGTGTTCGTGAGCTCGGCGGGATTGGCCTCGGCCGGCCTCGCCATGATCACCACGCCGGTCGACGAAACCGGACCGGCACGGACGATGGCTGTGCTCGGCGTGGTCGGCGATATCGCCGCGATGCGGGTCATGGAGGAGCGGATGGACCCAGTTGTCGCTGTTCCGCTGCACGAAGGCAAAGCAGGGCGGTGGTTGCGTCTGAGCGAGGCGCTCGCAGTGGCCGGCGGCCTCGGCACCCTTGTCGCCGGGCGCAACCGCGGGGTTGCGGCGCTCTCCGGTGCCGCGCTCTTGACGGCGTCTGCACTGACCCGGTTCGGGGTGTTCGAGGCCGGGATCGAGTCGGCCAAACACCCGCGATACACGATCGACCCGCAGAAGCGGCGCCTAGAGGCGCGCCGCGCAGAGGGTACGACCGAGGACTCGATCACGACCGTGACCTGA